CTGCCGGCACCGTGTACGAGCACGACCTGGCCGGGGCGCACGCGCGCCTTGCGGACGAGCATCTGCCAGGCGGTAAGGAACGTGAGCAGTGACGCGGCCGCCTGCTCGAACGGCAAGTCGCCCGGATACGGTGCGAGGTTGGCGCGCGGCACCACGGCGAACTGGGCGTAGCCGCCCTGCGCGTTTTCGCCGAGGATGCGGTAGTGCCGGCACAGGTTGTCGCGCCCGGACAGGCAGGCGGCGCAATGGCCGCAGGACACGCCCGGGTTGACGACGACGCGATCGCCCACGCCCACGTCGTCGACGCCCGGGCCGACGGCGTCCACGACCCCGGCGATGTCGCTGCCGAGGCGGTGCGGATACTCCAGGTGGAACGCCGGGCCGCCGCGACGCACCCAGATATCGAGGTGATTGACCGCGACCGCCTTCACGGCGATGCGGACTTCGCCCGGGCCCGGCTCCGGCGCCTCGATCGACTCGAACGACAGCACCTCCGGGCCGCCGTGCTCGCGCAACACGACCGCGTCCATCTTCATGTTCGACCTCCTCGCGGCGAATCCGGTCGCACGCCGCCGCGCCGACCTATACCATGCCGCCATGCGCATCGTCCCGATTCCATGCTTGAGCGACAACTACGCCTATCTGGTCGTCTGTGAGGCGACCGGCCGCGCGGCGGTCGTCGACCCGTCCGAGGCGGAACCGGTCGCGGCCGCGATCGCCGCCGAGGGCGTCGACCTCGCGGCCATCTGGAACACCCACCACCACTGGGACCACACCGGCGGCAACGATGCGCTCGCCGCCGCCTACCCGCAGCTCGAGATCGTTGGACATACGACTGACGCGGCGCGCATCCCGGGAATCACCCGGCGCGTGGACGAGGGCGACACGGTCGCGGTCGGCGACGAGGTGCGCGCGCGCATCCTGTTCAACCCCGGACACACGCGCGGCGCGATCAGCTACTTCATCGAGACGCTTCCGGCTGTGTTCACCGGAGACACCCTGTTTCTCGCCGGCTGCGGCCGCCTGTTCGAGGGCACCCCGGAGATGATGTACACATCGCTGTCGAAGTTGGCGGCGCTGCCGGACGACACGCGCGTGTATTGCGGGCACGAGTACACCGCGTCCAACCTCGCGTTCGCCGCCGCGGTCGAACCGGACAACGCGGACGTCGCGCGCCGGCGCGCGGCGCTGGCCGTGCCGTCGATACCCGGCACGATCGCCGAGGAGCGCGCGACGAACCCGTTTTTGCGCGCGCGCGTGCCCGCCGTGGCGGCCGCCGCGGCGCGGCGCGCCCCGATCGACCGCACCGATCCGGTCGCGGTCTTCGCCGCGCTGCGGCAATGGAAGGACGAGTTTCGCGGCGTTGACTGCGAGTGAAAATTTGCACGTGACGACCGGTCACAGGTCGACCCGTCATGGCGCACACACATTCTACTGTTGTAGAATTCGATGGTTGCCGATAGTTTCAGAAAGACTGCTTACATGTTTTTCATGCACAGGTGCCCTCAAACTGGACACGGCATCCGCGTAACCATTCGAAACTTCGTCGAAGTTGCTTCGGTACGCACCTTGCTCATTGGCGGGCGCACGCGGATACGACACGGATCGCTGTGAGGCTCCTGCCGCGCAGCGCTTGAGGGGGGACGGGGCGCCGGCAACGGCGCCCCTCATTTTTTTCGGCGGCGCGGCACCCCGGAGCGCAGCGGCGCGGGCGCCCCGCGAATCGGCCCCGGCCCACCCGTTGTTTGCCATCGTCAGCGCTCGGTCGGGCGCAACCGATCTAGAGTCACCTGATGGGAAGAGGGTCCGTCGTCGCTGCGGCTGCGCTCGCCGCGGCCCTAGCCGTCGCGTGTGGAAGCTCCAACCAAGGAGAAGGCCCGCCGGATAGCGGACCCGCGCCCGAGTGTACGACCAACGCCGACTGCGACGACGGCAACGACTGCTCATTCGACTGGTGCGACCAGGGCTCGTGCGCGCACGAACCGGACGACCAGCTCGAGGGCGAGCCGTGCGACGACGGCGACGCGTGCACGACCAACAACACGTGCCAAAACGGCGTATGCACCGGCGACCCGGTCGACTGCAGCGGCCTCAGCGGAGCGTGTGCGACCGGCGTGTGCGATCCGGCCACCGGCGAGTGCGTCGCGCAACCGGTCGCCGACGACACGCCGTGCGACGACGCGACGTTCTGCACCACGGGTGACGTATGTGTCGCCGGCGAGTGCGTCGGCCAGGCGCGCGACTGCAGCGAGCTCGACAGCGCGTGTACGCAAGGCGTGTGCGACGAACAGACCGCCGCCTGCGTCGCGATGCCGATCAACGAGGGCGGCGCGTGCGACGACGGCTTGTTTTGCACGACCGGCGACCAGTGCCTCGCCGGCCAGTGCGCCGGACAGCCGCGCGACTGCTCGACCGCGTCCGATCAGTGCAACGTCGGCACGTGCGACGAGGACGCCGACGCCTGCGTGCCCACGCCGATGGCGGACGGCACACCATGCAACGACGGCCTGTTTTGCACCACATCCGATCAGTGCGTTGCCGGCACATGTACCGGCGGCGCCACGGTGGACTGCTCCGCCCTCACCGACCAATGCAACGTCGGCACGTGCGACGAAGACGCCGACGCCTGCGCGAAAGCGCCCGCCAACGAGGGCAGCGCGTGCGACGACGGGCTGTTCTGTACGACCGGCGAGACCTGCGCGGCCGGCGTGTGCAGCGGCGGCGCCGCGCGGTCGTGCGACGACGGCGACGCCTGCACGGCCGACACCTGCGACGAGGGCGCCGACGCATGCGTCTCCACGCCCGTGCCGCCGATCCCGAACGCCGAGGGACCGCCCGGCGACGCCACTTGCTCGGACGGGATCGACAACGACTGCGACGGCGCTGCCGATCTAGCCGACGCGAGCTGCGTCGGCTGCACCCTCGACAGCGATTGCGACGACGGCAATCCGTGCACGACGGACACCTGCGGTCCCTCGTTGCTGTGCGAAAACACGCCGGTTGCCGACGGCACCGCGTGCGACGATGGCCTGTTCTGCACCGTCGGCGACGCCTGCACCGGCGGTGCCTGCGCCGGCGGCTCGCCGCGCGATTGCTCGGCCCTCGACGACCCCTGCAACCGCGGAAGCTGCAGCGAGTCGGCGGATGCGTGCGTGCAGACGCCGACCAACGAAGGCGGACCATGCGACGATGGGTTGTTCTGCACGGTCGGCGACGCCTGCTCGAGCGGCGCGTGCACCGGTAGCCCGCGCGACTGCTCGCCGGTCGCCGGCGCCTGCCAGGCGGCGTCGTGTGACGAGGCCGGCGACGCCTGCGTGGCGACCAATTTGCCCGACGGGACCGCGTGCGACGTTGCGTTCTGCACGGTCGGCCAGACCTGTAGCGGCGGCGTGTGCGGCGGCGGCGCGCCGCGCCCGTGCAGCGACGGCAACGCATGCACGTCGGATGCCTGCGACGAGGTCGCCGACACGTGCGTCAACACCGCCCTGGCTCTCGACCCGGCGTCGCCCGTGTTCACGAGCGCGTCGTCCACGTCCGTGTGCCTCGTCGCGGGCTCCGGCGCGCGCGTCGTCGTGTGGACCCAACTCGCCGACACCGCCGGGGCGCCGGTTTCCGGCGCGTCCGTGACCATCGGCGGCATCGCCGCCACCGAGTCGGCCGTGAGCGCAGGCAGCTACTACGTCGAGTACGTCGCCGGCGCGACGCCCGGCGCGCAGACGTTGTCGGTCGTCGCGACGGCGTGCGGCGATACGGTGACGCTGGCGCAGACGGTCGACGTCACGGTGGCGTCGCCGAACGCGACCTCCGGCGGCGGCCTCGGCGGCTGCTCGCCGATGGGCGGCAACCTGCGCGTGCGGGCGGTCGACGAGTCCGGCGCTCCGATCGCGGGCGCGAGCGTGCTGGTCGGCGACGCGGAGGCAACGCGATTCGAGACGAACCCCGAAGCGCTGTTCGGCGGCGGCAGCACGCTGGCATCCACCGTCGCGACGACGGACGCCAACGGGTACGCGACGTTCTTCGACTACGCCGGAGGACTGTCCGGCCCCATCGCCGTGACCGCCGGCGCCACGGGGCGCTCGTACGTCACCGTCGTCGGCGGCGACGCATCCGACGTCGTGCTCGAGCTTCCGCTCATTCACCCGCCGCAGCCGTCCACCAGCCTCTACAGCGACGGCCGCGGTATGCCGACGCCGCCCGATTGCGGCGACGTCGACGCGGCCGTGGTCCTGCCGCACCTGGACATCGACGTGATCGGCACGTTCGAGACCAGCCTGCTGTTCGAGCCGAACCGATGCTGGGATCCCGGCAACAACCTGGTGAGCAGTACGCCGGTCGCACTGCCGCAGAACGTGTGGCTACCCGCGCAGGGCGCCGGCGGACTGTTCGTGTGCGGCGCATCGCAGTTCGACGAGGCGCCCTGGTCGCTGCGGCTGAAGAACACGGCCGATACCGGTGTGCGCGAAGACGTCGTGATGGTCGCGGCCGATGCGACGCTGCAGGACGTCCAGTCGATCCTCGGCGGCGGCTCGATCGCGGACATCCTGCCGGTGCTCGACTACAACAACCTCGGCTTCTTGCTCGACGTCAACGTCGCCGGCGACGTGTCGCCCAACACGATCAACCTGCAGTTCTCCTACCCGAACCCGGTCACGCTCACGTTCGCGGGGGCGCCGGTCGAGACCGACATCGTCGGCATCTCCGGTGGCGACTACGACGGGACCAACGGCGTGGGTCCGCTCATGCTCATGGGAACCGACGTACGCCCGTTTACATCGAGCGGCAACCAGGTCACGCTGCCCAACGCCGACTTCGGCTCGATGGACCCGATGGGCGTGCGGCGGGTGGCCGCGCTCGTCGCGCTGTACCTCGACGACGCCGACTCGAATCACACGTCCGCCATCGCGGGCCGCGAAGACGGCGTGAGCACCATCTACGTCCGCGACGACGGCGCCAATCCGGCCAATGCGCCGTATACGGCATCCGGCGGCACGTTCAACCTGTCGACCGACTTCGGCCTGTCGCCGTTTTTGAACATCCCGCTGGTCACGTTCTCCGACCCCGGTCACTTCGAGTGGTCGAACGCGACCAACGGCGGCAACGTGCCGGTGTTCTCGCGCCACGATCTGACCGTCGTGACCGAGACGTACCTGCCGGTGCTTTCGTGCGCGACGGAAAACGAGGTGCGCGAGAGTCGGACGACCCACTGGATCGTGTACAAGCCGTTCGGGCTCGACTGCGGCGCATCGGAGTGTTTCACGCTGCCAACGCTGCCCGCGTCGTTTCCGCGGGCGACGCCGGGGCCGCAGCAGCGCGCCGGGCTCGAACCGATCGTCGGCAGCGGCGCGGCGTGCTCGGGGGCGTGCCCGGTCGCCGGGGAGACCTGCGTCGACCCCGACGGGGCCGGCGGCGCCGCCACCGCGATGTGCATGGGCGGCAGCGGAACGGCGTCCGACCCGTACACGGTCCAGCGTTACGAGTGGGTCGCACACGTCTACAGCATGCAGATCCTCACGCGCACGACTCCGTTCGACTTCGACGACTTCGACTTCGCCGACCGGCGGCTGTACATGACCCACGAAGCGACGAACCGCGCGCCGCTGCCATGACCCCCGCTAGGCCGCGCGCCGCGTGCCGCGCGCGGCGCCGACCAGCTCGTAGTCGGACGCGAACTCGGGCCGTACCGCGCCGGACGCATCGACCAACCACGGCATCGCCATCGCGCGCGGCACCCGTACGCGGCCGACCGGCGTGTACGTGCGAAACAGGATGTCCCACAGCGGCGACGTGACCCCGTGGTTGTGCCGCGGGTCGCCGAAGTGGTGATAGAAATGGTGCTTGCGCAACCAGCGGCCGTAGCGGCCGATCGGCGCGTGCGTGTGGGCGCGCCGGTGCAACCACTCGTACGCGATGTACGCGGCGAGGAACCCGGCGACCGCCGCGGCGCCGTGCGCGGCGCCCGCGACGACGACGGCCACCGGCGCGGCCAGCGCCGTCATGATCGCGGCACCCGCGACCTTCTTGCGCGCCGGCGCGAAGTACATGACGCGCGCGTGATGGGCGAGGTGCTCGCGCGAAAAGTCGTTGCGCCCGCGCGCGCGATGACCGTACCAGTTGTGCAGCGCGTACTCGGCAAACGTCCAGCCGAACGCGCCGGCGGCGACCGCTATCGCATAGCTCGCAGCCATGACTCCCTCCAATCGGAGACCACCGCCGACGCCCGGTCGACGACGTCCTGCGCAGCGCCCCAGCCGGACAGCAGCGCGCGCGACAGCGACGCGGCGCGCGCTCGCGCGTCGAACAGGCCGCCGAGTTCCGCCCCGGCATCCGCGGCGAGCCGGTCGAACCGCGCGAGCTTGCCGAGCGACACCGCGCCGTGCACGGCCGCCCACAGGTCCGCGGTGCGCGCGCGCGCGTCCCCCGGCGTCAGCGCGCCGGACGCGGCGGCGTCGGCGACGGCGCCGGCGACGGCTCCCACCAGCCGCGCCACCGCCGGGGCCACGCGCGCTGCGGCCGCGTCGCCGAGCACCTGCCGCGGCGTGCCCAACAACTGGCCGACCAGGCCAGCGGCGTGCGGCCGCAACTCCGCCACGGCGACGTAGGCGTCGGCCGCGGCGAGCACGCGCGCGACCGCGGAGGCGGCCGCGGGCACCGCGGCCGCGCGCGCGGCCGCGGCGACTCCCGCCAACGCACCGGCGACGTGCTCGGCCATCTCGTCGATCGCCCGCGCCTCGAGGGCCTCGAACAGCGCCTCCTTGGATGGGAAATAGCGGTAGAGCGCGCCCGGCGTGTAGTCGAGCGCCTCTGCCAGGGCGCCGATGGTGACGCCGTCGATCCCGCGGTCGGCCGCGAGCGCCAGGGCCGCGTCGACGATCTGATCGCGGCGGGCACGGCGCCGGCGCTCGGTGCGTCGGCTGGCTGATTCGTGAAACACCGTTGTTTTAATAAATCCTATTTACACTCCGTGTCAAGCGGCGCGGTGTGGGAGCAAACTCGGCGCGATGGACCGATTCGGCCCGCTGGACGCGCTCGCCTCGTTCGCCGCGTCGGCCGTGCGCGGTGGCCGCGGCACGTCGGTCGCCCGCGCCGTCCGAGCCGCGGCGCCGCCGCTCGACCTGTACGACATGGAAGGCTGCCCGGACTGCCGGCTCGTGCGCGAGCGGCTCACCGAACTCGACCTGAACATACGCGTGCTGCCCTGCCCGATCGGCGGCACCGAGTACCGGCCGCAGGTGCCGGAGATCCCATTTCTGGTCGACGCGAACCGGAGCGCCCGCGTCGGCGGCGCGGCGGCGATCCTCGACTACCTTTCGACCGCGTACGGCGATGGCCGCCCGCGGCACCGCCTGTCGCGCGCAGACGCCGCCACGTCGCGCGTTGCGAGCCGCATACGCGCGGGCCGCGGCGTGCGCGCACGCCCGTCGCGCCGGCCGGACCAGCCGCTCGAACTGTACAGCTTCGAGGCCAGCCCGTTCGCCCGCCGCGTGCGCGAGGTGCTCACCGAACTCGAGCTGCCGTACCTGCTGCACAACGTCGGCAAGGGCGCGCTCGTCGACTGGCTGCCGCCGAAGCTCCGGGCGCGGGTCGCGCCGAACGCACCGCCGACGACGGCGCACCGCCGCGAGTTGTTCGAACGCGCCGGCCGCGTGCAAGTGCCCTATCTCGTCGACCCGAACACCGGCGTGGAGATGTTCGAATCCGCCGCGATCGTCGATTATCTGGAGCGCACGTACGCGGCGTAAGGCATCGCGGCGCGGCCGCCGCTACGCGGGGCGCTCGGTGCCTGCGCGCCGCGCGATCCCGTAGATCGCCGGCCGCACCCACGGATAGACGCCGCGAATGTCGCCGCGCCCGATGCGCTCGATCGAAAACCCCGCCGCGCGGATGTCTCGCTCGGCGTCACGCGTACAGTGGCAGTTGCCCGCGATGCGCTTCCACACGGGCTCGACGAGCGCCTGCACGCGCCGGCGGCGCGGCTCGGCCGCCGCGACGTGCTCGATGAACGCGAAGCGCCCGCCCGGCCGCAGCACGCGCGCGATCTCGCGCAGCGCCGCGCGCGGATCGCGCACCGAGCACAGCACCAGCGTCGCGACGACCGCGTCGAAGGATGCGTCGGCTACCGGCAGCCGCTCCACCGGCGCGTCGACGCAATCGACGTCGGGAAACTTGGCGGCGAGCCGGCGCCGCATGTGCCGATCGGGCTCCGTGACCACGAGGCGGGCGATACGCGCCGGATAGTGCGGCAGGTTCGCTCCGGTACCCGCGCCGATCTCGAGGACGGTGCCGGACAGCTCGCCCAACAGGCTGGCGCGCCACGCGGCGAGCGTCGCGGCCTCCGCCTTGCGCAGCGTGCGGTCGTAGAGCTGCGACAGCAACCAACTCATGCGCGCACCGCCGCCGCGATGGCAGCCAGCGCCGCGCCGGCCTTGCCTCGGACCACGACGTCGGCGAGCGCGTCGAACGGCGTCGGCTCGAGGTTGATCAGAATGAGCTTGGCGCCGTGGTGCACGGCGGTCGGTACGACGTCCGCCGCCGGCCACACCACCAGCGACGAGCCGACCGCGAGCAACAGATCGCAGTCGCTCGCCTCGCGGTAGGCCCGCGCCATCTCGGCCTGCGGCATCGGTTGGCCGAACGAGATCGTCTTCGGCTTGAGGATGCCGCCGCAGTCGCAGTGCGGGTCGGTGTCGCCCGCTTCGATCCGTGCGTGCACCGCGTCCCGCTCGAACTCGCGATCACACGACAGACAGCCGACGCGCATCGCGGTGCCGTGCAGTTCGATCACCTCGCGCGACCCGGCGCGCTGGTGAAGCTCGTCGATGTTCTGGGTGATCACACAGCGCAACCTTCCCACGCGCTCGAGTTCGGCCAGCGCTCGGTGTCCGGCGTTCGGCACGGCGGCAACCAGCGCGGGGTACAGCTCGAGGCCCCAGCGCCACATCTTCTTGCGCGCGTCGGCGCTCGCGACGTAGCGCGGAAACGAGAACTCCTCGGGGTCGTAGCGGTCCCAGACGCCGCCGGGGCTGCGAAAGTCGGGGATGCCCGACTCGGTCGAGATTCCCGCGCCGGTGAACGCCACCGCGCGCCGCGCGCTTCGCACGAGCGCGGCCGCCCTGTCGATCGCGTCGTCCATCGCGCCGACAGCGTAGCTCGAAATCGCCCGCGCGCGCCCGGAGGCGGCGAACGCCCCCTGACGGCGCGGGCCGCGCGCGGTCAAGGGCCGCTCATTCGTTGTCTCTGCACCCATTTCGACCGCGGCCGGAGCGGCCGCCGGCCGGCGCACCGCGCCACCGCGTCGGCGCCGGCGCCCCCCGCGCCGCCGCAAGGCCGGCGCGGCTTCGGCGCGGGCGCGCCGGCGGGTGCCGGTCCTGGCCGCGCCCCGACCGGCGACCGGGGCGCGGTCACGCGGCCGGGTGCGCCAACGCGCGACGATCGTTCGGGAAATCGGTGGAAAGGTACGACCTGTGGGTGACGCGCTGCGTAAGCCCGCTCACATGCTTTACAACCACCTAACTTCATTCAAAAAAACGCTTCCCAAGTTCACCGATAACTCTATAATCGAACGCGCTTCCACCACGGGAGGGGGGATGACATGAAGGCTCGACTGTTGTTCGCTGGGGTGGCCGCGATCGCCGGATGCGCGGACCTTTCGTTCGATCCGCCCCGGGAGATCATCCACGCGAGGTTCGACCCGGACGCAAAGGTCGTACCGATGCCGACCGACATCCTGCGCGATGCCGACGCCGGCCACCTCGACTTGCCCGTCGACGACGAGGATCTCACGGACGCCGAACGCGAGTTCTACGCCTTCCTCAACACGATGGACGGCTGGTCGACCGCGATGGCCGCCACGGTGGAGTTCACCGCCCCGATCGATCCGGCGACCGTCACGCCGGACACGCTGCAGGTGTGGCACTGGCGCGGCGTACCGCAGCGCGTCGACGGCGCGCGCGTGTCGATCAGCGACGACGAGCGCACGATCACGATCGATGCACCGCGAGAGGGCTGGGAGCGCGGCGGGCGATACGTCGTGCTGCTGCGCGGCGGCGACGCCGGCGTCGAAGGCAAGCGCGGCGAGCGCGTCGAGTGCGACGCGGCGTTCTACTTCTTGCGCCAGACGGAAGCGCTGGACGTACCGGAACACGAGCGCGCGTTCCCCGGCGACACCGCGGCGGAGCGGCAGGACAACGCACGCCAACTCGAAGACATCCGCCAGGACCTCGCGCCGTTCTTCGACTACTTCGAGAACACGGGCATCCCGCGGCAGGACGTGGCCGCGCTGTGGACGTTCACCGTGACCGAGCGCGCCGAGCTCGCGATGGACAAGCCGTCGCAGCGCATGCCGCTGCCGAACAATTTGATCCTCGACCCGGACACCGGGTTGATCGACATGCCGGTCGCGCCGTGGGACACGGACGTCGAGATCGAGGCCAAGCGGCGCCTGCGCACCTACGACGGATTCGCGACCTCCTCCAATCTGCTGTTCGAGTTCACCGCGCCGATGGACGCGGCGACCCTCACGCCGCAGTCGGTCAAGCTCTACGAGCTCGGCGAGCCGCCCTTGCAGCTCGACGCCGACGTCGAGCTGATGGCCGACCTCGTCCACGTGGTCGTCAAACCCAAAGATCTGCCGCTGAAGCCCGCCACGACGTACGCGGTGGTCGTCGATCGGTCCGTCCGCGACGCGACCGGCGGCGAGGTCGCGCCGATGCCGCTCGGGCACCTGCTGAAGGCCCGGTCGCCCGTGTTCGCCGACGGCGCGAGCCAGATCGACGCGGTCGCGGACGACGACGCCCGCCGCGTCGAGACCACGCGCGCGCAGCTCGCGTCGCTGCTCGACCGCATCGGCCGCGACAACGTCCTCGCGGCGTGGCCGTTTACGACCCAGTCGATCCACCCGGGGCTGGACGAGGCAGTCGCGATGGCCGCCACCCTCGGCGTGCCGGTCGACCCGGACCACATCGAGCATCAAACCCCAACGGAAGCGCTCGGCGACTTCGCGCTCGCCATCGGCTCACTGCTCCAGGTCGGCGACGTCTACCACGGCACGATCAAATCGCCCGTGTTCCTCGACGACCGCACCCGCGCGTGGCGGGAAGACGGCGGCTACGAGGTGCAGGACATCGCGTTCACCATGACGGTGCCGCGCAACATCGAGCCCGGCGTGCCGGTGCCCGTCGTCATCTTCGGCCACGCGATCATGACCGAGCGCCGGTTCGTGCTGGCGGTGGGCGACGCGCTCGCCGCGCGCGGTTTCGCGGCGATCTCGATCGACTTTCCGCTGCACGGAACGCGCACCCATTGCTACCACGGCGGACCGCTGTCGCTGATCGATCCGACCACCGGCGAACTCACGTCGCTCGAGCCGTGCGCCAACGGTACGACCTGCGCCGAGGACGGCCGCTGCGTCGACGCCGCCGGCCAGGGCAACGAGCTGGCGCGATGGCCGCTGCTGAACATGCCGGTGGCGTCCGGCGCCGCGTTCATCGAGGTGGATCACATCGCGAGCACGAAAGACCACTTCCTGCAGGCGATCATCGACCTCGGCGCGCTGTCTCGCTCGCTGCGCGAAGGCGACTGGGAGTCGGTGATCGGCGCACCGCTCGCCACCGACGAGCTGTACTACGCGGGGCAGTCGCTCGGCGGCATCATCGGCGCGACCTACGTCGCCCTGTCGCCCGAGATCAAGCGAGCCGTCCTCAACGTGCCCGGTGCGGATACGGTGGACCTGTTTTCCGATTCCACCTACTTCGGCCCGTTCGTCGACGCGTTCTTCACCCGCGAAGGGGTCGAGGACGGCACGTACGAGGCCGAGCGGTTCCTGGACGTCGCGCGGCTGTTCATGGATGCGGTCGATCCGCAAAACGTCGCCCAGCGGCTGGGAACGAACCGCGACGTGCTGATCCAGATGGCCACGCTCGACTTCATCATTCCCAACCAATATACGGTGTTATTACAACAGCTTGCCGGCGTACCCCGGCGCGACTACGTCGCCGAGCACGCGTTCTTGGTCATTCCGGTCGAACCGGCCTACTTGCCCGGGCTCAACGATCTGGCCGACTTCTTGGCAGGAGATCTCTGATGCGGTCGAAACGCGGTTGGAGTTTTCTTCGGCGTGCGCTCGGCGCCGCGGTCGCGGCGACGCTCGCCCTGCCGGCCGGCGCGCGCGCCGGCGGCTTCGCCGTCGCGACCCAGAGCGCCACGGCCGGCGGCACCGGCGCCGCCGGCACGGCGCGCGACGACGACGCGGGCGCGGCCTGGTATAACCCGGCGGCGCTCGCCGACGGCGCCGGCCTGCGCGTCGGCATCGGCCTGCTCGCCGCCCGCCCGAGCCTGACGGCCCGCGCGATGGACGGCTCGTGGGAGACGCACAACGATGCGGGCTGGTCGACCCCGCCGCACGTGAGTGCGAGCGTCGCGGCCGGCGACTTTGCCGCCGGCGTGTGGGCCGGCGTGCCGTTCGGCAGCGGGGTCGCATGGCCGGAGGACTGGCCCGGACGCTTCGAGATCGTCCGGTCGCAGATCGAGGTGTTCCGCGTCGCACCGTTCGCGGCGTGGCGGTTCGGCCGGGTGCGGGTCGCGCTCGGCGCGCACGCGGACTTCGCCCGCATGCGCGTCGCCCGCCAGCTCGACTTCATCGACGTCGAAGGGGACGTCGCGGTCGACCTCGACGGGCACGGTGCCGGCGTCGACGCCGCCGTGTTCGTCCGCGCGCGACCGGACCTGGATCTCGGAGCCACCTACAAGAGCCGCACGAGCATCGACCTCGACGGCGGTGCCGACTTCGACGCCCCCGACGCGTTCGAGGCCAAGACGATGGACCAGCCGGCGCGCAGCCATTTGACGTTGCCGGACCGGATTGCACTCGGCGGCGCGTGGCGCCACGGTCCGTGGCGCGCGCTCGCCGACATCGAGATCGCCACGTGGAGCGTCTACGACGAGGTCGTGATCGATTTCGACAACGACGCGACGCCCGACGCGCGCCAGATCAACGACTGGCGCACGACCGTCGGACTGCGCGCCGGCGCCGAGTGGGCGTTCGCGCGCAACTGGGTCGCGCGCGCCGGCGCGTACTACGATCCGACTCCGGCTCGCGACGAGACCCTCGCGCCGTCGTCTCCCGACTCGTCGCGGATCGGCGCCACCGCGGG
The window above is part of the Deltaproteobacteria bacterium genome. Proteins encoded here:
- a CDS encoding glutathione S-transferase, with the translated sequence MDRFGPLDALASFAASAVRGGRGTSVARAVRAAAPPLDLYDMEGCPDCRLVRERLTELDLNIRVLPCPIGGTEYRPQVPEIPFLVDANRSARVGGAAAILDYLSTAYGDGRPRHRLSRADAATSRVASRIRAGRGVRARPSRRPDQPLELYSFEASPFARRVREVLTELELPYLLHNVGKGALVDWLPPKLRARVAPNAPPTTAHRRELFERAGRVQVPYLVDPNTGVEMFESAAIVDYLERTYAA
- a CDS encoding class I SAM-dependent methyltransferase, producing the protein MSWLLSQLYDRTLRKAEAATLAAWRASLLGELSGTVLEIGAGTGANLPHYPARIARLVVTEPDRHMRRRLAAKFPDVDCVDAPVERLPVADASFDAVVATLVLCSVRDPRAALREIARVLRPGGRFAFIEHVAAAEPRRRRVQALVEPVWKRIAGNCHCTRDAERDIRAAGFSIERIGRGDIRGVYPWVRPAIYGIARRAGTERPA
- the gloB gene encoding hydroxyacylglutathione hydrolase, coding for MRIVPIPCLSDNYAYLVVCEATGRAAVVDPSEAEPVAAAIAAEGVDLAAIWNTHHHWDHTGGNDALAAAYPQLEIVGHTTDAARIPGITRRVDEGDTVAVGDEVRARILFNPGHTRGAISYFIETLPAVFTGDTLFLAGCGRLFEGTPEMMYTSLSKLAALPDDTRVYCGHEYTASNLAFAAAVEPDNADVARRRAALAVPSIPGTIAEERATNPFLRARVPAVAAAAARRAPIDRTDPVAVFAALRQWKDEFRGVDCE
- a CDS encoding alcohol dehydrogenase; the protein is MDAVVLREHGGPEVLSFESIEAPEPGPGEVRIAVKAVAVNHLDIWVRRGGPAFHLEYPHRLGSDIAGVVDAVGPGVDDVGVGDRVVVNPGVSCGHCAACLSGRDNLCRHYRILGENAQGGYAQFAVVPRANLAPYPGDLPFEQAAASLLTFLTAWQMLVRKARVRPGQVVLVHGAGSGVGVAAIQIAKLFGARVIATAGAQHKLDKARELGADDAIDYVRQDFVAEVRRLTGKRGVDVVFEHVGGDTFARSIRATASGGCIVTCGATSGFEATVDLRHVFFRQIQVLGSTMGSKGDLLDLLPFVADGRLRPIVDRVLPLREAAAAHRALEAREVFGKIVLVP
- a CDS encoding TetR/AcrR family transcriptional regulator produces the protein MFHESASRRTERRRRARRDQIVDAALALAADRGIDGVTIGALAEALDYTPGALYRYFPSKEALFEALEARAIDEMAEHVAGALAGVAAAARAAAVPAAASAVARVLAAADAYVAVAELRPHAAGLVGQLLGTPRQVLGDAAAARVAPAVARLVGAVAGAVADAAASGALTPGDARARTADLWAAVHGAVSLGKLARFDRLAADAGAELGGLFDARARAASLSRALLSGWGAAQDVVDRASAVVSDWRESWLRAMR
- a CDS encoding carboxypeptidase regulatory-like domain-containing protein, with amino-acid sequence MGRGSVVAAAALAAALAVACGSSNQGEGPPDSGPAPECTTNADCDDGNDCSFDWCDQGSCAHEPDDQLEGEPCDDGDACTTNNTCQNGVCTGDPVDCSGLSGACATGVCDPATGECVAQPVADDTPCDDATFCTTGDVCVAGECVGQARDCSELDSACTQGVCDEQTAACVAMPINEGGACDDGLFCTTGDQCLAGQCAGQPRDCSTASDQCNVGTCDEDADACVPTPMADGTPCNDGLFCTTSDQCVAGTCTGGATVDCSALTDQCNVGTCDEDADACAKAPANEGSACDDGLFCTTGETCAAGVCSGGAARSCDDGDACTADTCDEGADACVSTPVPPIPNAEGPPGDATCSDGIDNDCDGAADLADASCVGCTLDSDCDDGNPCTTDTCGPSLLCENTPVADGTACDDGLFCTVGDACTGGACAGGSPRDCSALDDPCNRGSCSESADACVQTPTNEGGPCDDGLFCTVGDACSSGACTGSPRDCSPVAGACQAASCDEAGDACVATNLPDGTACDVAFCTVGQTCSGGVCGGGAPRPCSDGNACTSDACDEVADTCVNTALALDPASPVFTSASSTSVCLVAGSGARVVVWTQLADTAGAPVSGASVTIGGIAATESAVSAGSYYVEYVAGATPGAQTLSVVATACGDTVTLAQTVDVTVASPNATSGGGLGGCSPMGGNLRVRAVDESGAPIAGASVLVGDAEATRFETNPEALFGGGSTLASTVATTDANGYATFFDYAGGLSGPIAVTAGATGRSYVTVVGGDASDVVLELPLIHPPQPSTSLYSDGRGMPTPPDCGDVDAAVVLPHLDIDVIGTFETSLLFEPNRCWDPGNNLVSSTPVALPQNVWLPAQGAGGLFVCGASQFDEAPWSLRLKNTADTGVREDVVMVAADATLQDVQSILGGGSIADILPVLDYNNLGFLLDVNVAGDVSPNTINLQFSYPNPVTLTFAGAPVETDIVGISGGDYDGTNGVGPLMLMGTDVRPFTSSGNQVTLPNADFGSMDPMGVRRVAALVALYLDDADSNHTSAIAGREDGVSTIYVRDDGANPANAPYTASGGTFNLSTDFGLSPFLNIPLVTFSDPGHFEWSNATNGGNVPVFSRHDLTVVTETYLPVLSCATENEVRESRTTHWIVYKPFGLDCGASECFTLPTLPASFPRATPGPQQRAGLEPIVGSGAACSGACPVAGETCVDPDGAGGAATAMCMGGSGTASDPYTVQRYEWVAHVYSMQILTRTTPFDFDDFDFADRRLYMTHEATNRAPLP